In Nicotiana tabacum cultivar K326 chromosome 19, ASM71507v2, whole genome shotgun sequence, one DNA window encodes the following:
- the LOC107807256 gene encoding signal peptide peptidase, with protein sequence MKSSERLANLALAGLSLAPLVVNVDPNLSVVLTACLTVFVGCYRSVKPTPPSETMSNEHAMRFPLVGSAMLLSLFLLFKFLSKDLVNAVLTCYFFVLGIAALSATLLPAIKRFLPKKWNEDLIIWRFPIPYFNSLEVEFTRSQIVAAIPGTIFCVWYAKQKHWLANNVLGLAFCIQGIEMLSLGSFKTGAILLAGLFVYDIFWVFFTPVMVSVAKSFDAPIKLLFPTADLKRPFSMLGLGDIVIPGIFVALALRFDVSRGKEPQYFKSAFLGYAVGVVSTIIVMNWFQAAQPALLYIVPAVIGFLAVHCVWNGDVKPLLEFDESKSQSTEEVSAEESKKVE encoded by the exons ATGAAGAGTAGCGAGCGACTAGCAAATCTTGCTTTAGCAG GTTTGAGTTTGGCACCACTGGTCGTGAATGTGGACCCAAATTTAAGTGTCGTATTAACAGCTTGCCTCACTGTTTTTGTGGGTTGCTACCGTTCTGTTAAGCCAACTCCACCTTCG GAGACAATGTCTAACGAACATGCAATGAGATTCCCCTTGGTTGGAAGCGCAATGCTCTTGTCGTTGTTCTTGCTCTTTAAGTTCCTCTCAAAAGACCTGGTTAATGCTGTATTGACGTGCTACTTTTTTGTGCTTGGCATTGCTGCTCTTTC TGCAACACTGTTACCTGCTATCAAACGATTCTTGCCAAAAAAGTGGAATGAAGATCTCATAATATGGCGCTTCCCAATCCCATATTTCAACT CTTTGGAGGTCGAGTTCACAAGGTCCCAGATTGTTGCTGCAATCCCTGGAACTATCTTCTGTGTATGGTATGCTAAACAGAAGCATTGGCTAGCTAACAATGTATTGGGACTTGCATTTTGTATTCAG GGGATTGAAATGCTTTCTCTTGGGTCATTTAAGACCGGCGCCATACTATTG GCTGGACTTTTTGTGTACGACATCTTCTGGGTCTTTTTTACCCCAGTGATGGTTAGCGTTGCTAAATCTTTTGATGCTCCTATCAAG ctTTTGTTCCCAACAGCAGATTTGAAACGTCCCTTTTCAATGCTTGGTCTTGGAGATATTGTAATTCCCG GCATTTTTGTGGCATTGGCACTCCGCTTTGACGTCTCCAGGGGGAAAGAGCCTCAATACTTCAAAAGTGCATTTTTGGGATACGCAGTTGGTGTGGTTTCAACAATTATTGTTATGAACTGGTTTCAAGCGGCACAG CCTGCATTGTTATATATTGTTCCAGCTGTAATAGGATTTTTGGCTGTGCATTGCGTTTGGAATGGGGATGTGAAGCCG